A single Apostichopus japonicus isolate 1M-3 chromosome 11, ASM3797524v1, whole genome shotgun sequence DNA region contains:
- the LOC139976384 gene encoding 52 kDa repressor of the inhibitor of the protein kinase-like codes for MCLVILKNVLHPLRAITTKLQKRDMDIRSAYTSLTEVSNDIVAIRRDIDARFALWYQDALDLAKELDVEEARPRAKGRNAYRATHPAETPKDYFKRAIAIPFVDDVCSQMKERFATDSNGAILALFTLIPSVMINMEVSELPKVVEGLVMYRDDFPRFKSLRTELEVWHSKCKNMQNPPDSLLLALHTCNKDLFPNLVVLLQIASVIPVTSCKAERSFSAVRRHKTVLRSTMGEERLTALVLMNTYYNTPIDTDEVVRKFIEKHPRLFRRTSQLLRWQCKIKTSGVDIVSLGK; via the exons ATGTGCCTAGTGATCCTGAAGAACGTTCTGCACCCGCTGCGCGCAATTACCACCAAGCTGCAGAAGAGGGACATGGATATTAGATCCGCCTACACATCACTGACAGAGGTCAGCAACGATATAGTAGCAATCCGAAGGGATATTGATGCCAGGTTTGCCCTTTGGTACCAGGATGCCCTAGACCTCGCCAAGGAGCTGGATGTCGAAGAAGCTAGACCTCGGGCGAAGGGAAGGAATGCATACCGGGCAACGCATCCAGCTGAGACCCCAAAGGATTATTTCAAACGAGCAATCGCCATACCATTTGTAGATGATGTCTGTTCCCAAATGAAGGAACGTTTCGCCACCGACTCCAACGGTGCAATATTAGCACTATTTACCCTCATTCCTTCAGTGATGATAAATATGGAGGTATCGGAACTCCCAAAAGTTGTAGAGGGTCTAGTCATGTACAGAGATGATTTTCCCCGGTTCAAGAGCCTCCGCACAGAATTGGAAGTATGGCACTCCAAATGTAAGAACATGCAGAATCCCCCAGATTCACTGTTGCTAGCACTGCACACATGTAACAAAGACCTTTTCCCTAATTTGGTGGTTCTTCTACAGATCGCATCTGTCATTCCGGTGACAAGCTGTAAAGCAGAGAGATCGTTTTCTGCGGTGAGAAGGCATAAAACTGTTCTCCGATCAACAATGGGCGAGGAACGTCTCACAGCTCTTGTTCTCATGAACACGTATTATAACACTCCTATCGACACTGACGAAGTGGTCCGAAAGTTCATTGAGAAACATCCACggc ttttccgtCGTACTTCGCAATTGTTGAGATGGCAGtgcaaaataaaaacttcaggtgTGGATATAGTTTcgttggggaaatga